The following proteins are encoded in a genomic region of Paenibacillus sp. FSL R7-0273:
- a CDS encoding M50 family metallopeptidase: MIRVSGIQLSLHPLFVLVMLLSVITGQFLELLTLFIIVLIHELGHVCAALLMGVTVKSVQLLPFGGVAVIEDHGRLNAGREIAIALAGPLQNGIMILIALVLQQLGSGSTAFLAYFIQANAIIALFNLLPVLPLDGGKIVQAALSMLLPYYYTLLWSGRVSIAASGLVISYALLPLTAGSGLRLNLLMIGAFLLYSNITDQRNLHYRFLAFLMNREAAYERYLRLGSAARPIVAFAAKPLDDILRLFKRNQYHFIYVMNDDKNVVAVVPEQRLISSYFGR; this comes from the coding sequence TTGATTAGGGTATCGGGTATCCAGCTGTCGCTGCATCCGCTGTTCGTGCTGGTTATGCTGCTCTCGGTCATTACCGGACAGTTCCTGGAGCTGTTGACGTTGTTTATCATTGTATTGATTCACGAATTGGGACATGTCTGTGCCGCCCTGCTGATGGGGGTTACTGTCAAGTCAGTCCAGCTGCTGCCCTTCGGCGGGGTAGCGGTTATAGAGGATCATGGAAGGCTGAACGCCGGCCGGGAGATTGCGATTGCGCTTGCCGGACCGCTTCAGAACGGAATTATGATTCTGATTGCTCTTGTCCTTCAGCAACTGGGGAGCGGCAGCACTGCCTTTCTTGCTTATTTTATCCAGGCGAATGCCATTATTGCGCTGTTTAATCTGTTGCCGGTACTTCCGCTTGACGGGGGCAAAATCGTCCAGGCTGCGCTTAGCATGCTGTTGCCCTATTATTACACCCTGCTCTGGAGCGGGAGAGTAAGCATAGCGGCAAGCGGGCTTGTCATCAGTTATGCGCTGCTGCCCCTTACAGCAGGATCAGGGCTGCGGCTGAATCTGCTTATGATCGGAGCGTTTCTGCTCTATTCGAATATTACGGACCAGCGGAATCTGCATTACCGCTTTCTCGCTTTTCTGATGAACAGGGAGGCTGCCTATGAGCGGTATTTGCGGCTTGGCAGTGCGGCACGTCCGATTGTTGCCTTTGCTGCGAAACCTTTGGATGATATATTGCGTCTATTTAAACGTAACCAGTATCATTTTATTTATGTGATGAATGATGATAAGAATGTGGTAGCCGTTGTACCGGAGCAGCGCCTGATCTCCTCCTATTTCGGAAGGTAG
- a CDS encoding M23 family metallopeptidase gives MEQRSGIKGRRQERIRSLLDEQPEAAPLPLYELNEDTASFREWAQQPERREHAHEPDPEKLWKQSRGGWMHEGDGGDGGRPRFTGGFVRRTIASVLVFGAVWGIFMAREPWAVRAQSFITDALSNDMDFAAARVWYETHFEGAPSFIPIFGEDEIPAEKVSASHNLSAPLEGDILRSFADTLYGVEIMPSADSSGSVTVKSVDTGRVLSVSKEAQGGIRIVIRHTGSLTAEYGHLTGTRLSADDWVESGDTVGWMQETENNAAPLLFFAVMKDKTYIDPAEVVSFD, from the coding sequence ATGGAACAGAGATCAGGGATCAAAGGCCGCCGCCAGGAGCGGATCCGCAGCCTGCTGGATGAGCAGCCGGAAGCCGCACCGCTGCCGCTTTATGAGCTGAATGAGGATACAGCCAGCTTCAGGGAATGGGCGCAGCAGCCGGAGCGCAGAGAACATGCTCACGAGCCGGATCCTGAGAAGCTTTGGAAGCAGAGCCGTGGAGGCTGGATGCATGAGGGAGACGGGGGAGATGGCGGCAGGCCGCGGTTCACAGGCGGTTTTGTCCGGAGGACAATAGCTAGTGTACTGGTGTTCGGAGCGGTATGGGGAATTTTTATGGCCCGGGAGCCCTGGGCGGTCAGAGCGCAGTCGTTTATTACAGATGCGCTTAGTAATGATATGGACTTTGCCGCTGCCCGGGTATGGTACGAAACACATTTTGAAGGAGCTCCTTCGTTTATACCTATTTTCGGGGAGGATGAGATTCCCGCGGAGAAGGTAAGTGCCTCACACAATCTGAGTGCACCGCTGGAGGGCGATATCCTTCGTTCTTTTGCCGATACCTTATACGGTGTGGAAATTATGCCTTCAGCCGATTCAAGCGGCAGTGTGACGGTGAAAAGTGTAGATACGGGCCGTGTCCTGTCCGTTTCCAAGGAAGCGCAGGGAGGCATCCGGATCGTTATCCGCCATACAGGCAGCCTGACAGCAGAGTACGGGCATCTCACCGGAACCCGGCTGTCGGCAGATGACTGGGTGGAGAGCGGGGATACGGTGGGCTGGATGCAGGAGACGGAGAACAATGCAGCGCCGCTGCTTTTTTTTGCGGTGATGAAAGACAAGACTTATATTGATCCTGCCGAAGTGGTATCGTTTGATTAG